The segment ATTGTCGCGGACACTTCCACCGGAATGGTTCGATCGCCGGCTCCCCGGATGTTCAACGCGACGCTGCTCACGACGCCGCCCGCCGCGGCGACGGCGAGTTGTCGGGCGGCGGCGGCCCGATCCTCGAGCGAAACGAAGTCGATGAGGTTGCGGCCGAGAATCAGCTCACGGTCCCGTCCCAGCATCGTTTCGATCGCCCGGTTCACCTCGACCACCGCCCCCGCCCGATCGCAGACGACGATCCCGTCCCGGGCGTTCTCCGTCAGGGCGCGAACCCGTTCCTCGGATCGACGCAGCGCTTCGGCGATCCGTCTGATCTCCGTGACGTCGGTCTGCACCGCAACGTATCCGACCGAATCGCCGTCGTCGCCCCGCACCAGGTTGGCGGAGGACAATACGGTGACCAGCGAGCCGTCCCTGGCGCGGTTGACCATCTCGCCCCGGAAACCTCCGGCGAGCACGTCCTTCCAGAATTCGCGATAGAACGCCTCATCATGGAGGCCGCTCTTGAGGATCCGGGGGTTCCGGCCCACGATCTCCTCCCTCGAGTATCCGTAGACGGCGGTGAAGGCCGAGTTGACGTACGTGATCACGCCGGCGATGTCGGTCATGAAGATCGCGTTGCCGGACTGATCGACGGCTCGGGACAGCTTTCGGACGAGAGCGTCGGCCTCCCGCCGCCGGGAGACGTCGCGGGCGATGGCGTGAACGAGCGTTTCACCCCCGATGACGGTTCGCGATGCGGAGACCTCGATGGAAATCGACGTTCCGTCGTCCCGGAGGGCGCGGGTGACGAAACCCCGGATACTTCCCCCCTCCGGGGTATCGCGGAAAACGTCCGCGAAGGATCCACGATCGGCGGCGGGAACGATTTCGCCCAGATGGCGCCCGACGATCTCTTCCCGGGGCGCGCGCTGCAGCTCTTCGGCGGCCCGGTTGACGTCGAGAATGATCCCGCCGGCCGAGAGGACGTAGATCGCGTCCTGCGCGCTCTCCATCAGGTCCCGAGTCCGCTGTTGGGCGTCGCGCAACGCCTTATCCGCCGCGGTTTTCGCCGAGGCGCCTCCGAAGGTCACCCTTTCCTGGAGCTCCTGGGAGGGCCGAATCTCGTCGGAAACGTCCTTCGAGATGAGCAGGAAGCCGACCGCCGTTCCCGCGCTGTCCCGGTGAGGGGCGACGACGAGGCGGACCGGGAACGTCTCTCCGCTCTTGCGGCGCCCGGTCACGACCCCTTTCCATCTTCCGTCCTTCAATGCGGCCGCGAGGATCGCGCGGGGTTTTCCGGCCTCCACGTCCTCCGAGTCATGGAGCACGGAAGAGCCGACGCCGATGATCTCCCGCTCCTCGTAGCCGTAGATGCGCCGCGCCCCCTCGTTCCACATCCGGATCGTCCCCTCGAGGTCCTCGATCATCATCGAGTATTCGGTGGAGCTGTCGAGAATGGAGATGAGAAGACCGAGCGGATCCGGGGTTTCGCCGCCGAGGCGCCCTTGCCGACCTTCCGCGCTCATCGGAGGGATCTCCGGAATCACGACCGCCCGAGAGCGGCCCCGGCCGCGCGAAGTGGCGATGGCTCGCGACCCACCCGGCGGGCATGCGCCCAGGCGGCGACGAGCGACGAGATCGGCATCGGACGGGCGAAGAGGTATCCCTGAACGAGCTCGATTCCGATCGATCGAAGCGCGGCGAGCTCTTCCGGCCGCTCGACTCCTTCCGCGATCGCCTCGGCGCCGAAGCGCCGGGCGAGATCGGCGATCGATTCGATGATCGCGCGCTGCCGGGGTTCGGCGTCGCACCCCGCGACGAAATACTTGTCGATCTTCAGGTAGTCGGGCTCGGCGTCGAGGATCATCTTGTAGTTCGATTGTCCGAGGCCGACGTCGTCGAGCGCGATCGCCATTCCGAGGTCGCGCAATTGGCCCAGGCCGTCCAGAAAAGGGCGATTGTCGAACGCCGGCGAGTGCTCCACGATTTCCACGGTGAGCCGGCTGGTCTCGATTCCGTAGGAGCGGGCGACGCGCGCGAGCGCGCCGGCGAATTCCCGGTCGGTCGCGATCGAAATGGCGTGCGCGTTGACGGACAGGGGAGGAGCGCCGGGAATCTCGGAACCCGCCTCCAGCGCTGCCGCGATGCAGGCCCGATCGACCTGAGCCTCGATCCGTTTGAGACGCACGTATTCGAACAGGACGTCGGCACGCTCGAGATTCGTCCCGGCGGGTCCGCGGCTCAGGCACTCGTAAGCGTGAATGGACGGGGGGCCTTCGCCCGTCCGAACGATGGGCTGGAACATCGGCGTCAGTCCGCCCGGGGCGAACAGTCGGTCGGAAAGCGGGACTTCGCTCATGGCGAGAGAAGGGAGTCCGCTACCCGGGCGAGCTCCGGGAGCGAAATCGGCTTGTGGAGGAATACGTCGACGCCTCGCCGCTTCGCTTCGGCTTCGATTTCGCCGTTCCCGAAGCCGGTGAGGAGGATCAACTTCGTGGTGGGATATCGCTGCCGGACGAAGCCGATGATCTCGAGGCCCTCCGTTCCGCCGAAGCCCGTGAGGCGGAGATCGGTGATCACGATGTCGTACGTCTTCATCGCGAAAAGAGCCTCGGCCTCCTCCCACTCGGAGGCACAATCGACGCTGTACTTCCGCATCGTGAAGAAGTCTTCCATGGCGGAACGAATGAACATCTCGTCCTCGACCACCAGCAATCTCGCCAAACGCTCAGCCACGGGTACCTCCCCGAGCAGGGAATCCGCCAATCCGGATCGATCGATCGAACGGCGGAAAACCCATGGCGCGTCGACTCCCATCCCGGGCGTCCCGCGATCGAATCCCGGCGATGGACATCGCTTCTAGACCTTGGACGCCACGATGCCGTAACGGCGGATCTTCTCGTAGAGCGAGCTCTTGGGGATCTCGAGCCGCCGGGCGGCGCCTTCGACTTTCCCGTTCTCGGCTTCGAGCACTCGCCGGATGTGCCGGATTTCCACCTCCCGGAGCGTCAGTGCGAGATCACGGTCGCCATCGGTTCCCGCTTCGGTCCCCCCGTCGAAATGGAGATCGCGGGAGGCGAGGACG is part of the Thermoanaerobaculia bacterium genome and harbors:
- a CDS encoding PAS domain S-box protein; its protein translation is MSAEGRQGRLGGETPDPLGLLISILDSSTEYSMMIEDLEGTIRMWNEGARRIYGYEEREIIGVGSSVLHDSEDVEAGKPRAILAAALKDGRWKGVVTGRRKSGETFPVRLVVAPHRDSAGTAVGFLLISKDVSDEIRPSQELQERVTFGGASAKTAADKALRDAQQRTRDLMESAQDAIYVLSAGGIILDVNRAAEELQRAPREEIVGRHLGEIVPAADRGSFADVFRDTPEGGSIRGFVTRALRDDGTSISIEVSASRTVIGGETLVHAIARDVSRRREADALVRKLSRAVDQSGNAIFMTDIAGVITYVNSAFTAVYGYSREEIVGRNPRILKSGLHDEAFYREFWKDVLAGGFRGEMVNRARDGSLVTVLSSANLVRGDDGDSVGYVAVQTDVTEIRRIAEALRRSEERVRALTENARDGIVVCDRAGAVVEVNRAIETMLGRDRELILGRNLIDFVSLEDRAAAARQLAVAAAGGVVSSVALNIRGAGDRTIPVEVSATMTRIGEETLLHGIVRDMSERRRLEEELRESHKMEAVGRLAGGIAHDFNNLLMIMSGVADLLPLHSGDAAALDGDIDRLKHATERGAALIRQLLAFSRRQAVLPEVLNAPEVVVMLGRIIERVLGNEIDVVISSDPDAGSVRVDRGQIEQALLNLVLNARDAMPAGGRLELSVRQTRIGPNDALPKTILPGEYVAFGVSDTGAGIPNDVRPHIFEPFFTTGSVGRGTGLGLATVYGIVREAG
- a CDS encoding EAL domain-containing protein, translating into MSEVPLSDRLFAPGGLTPMFQPIVRTGEGPPSIHAYECLSRGPAGTNLERADVLFEYVRLKRIEAQVDRACIAAALEAGSEIPGAPPLSVNAHAISIATDREFAGALARVARSYGIETSRLTVEIVEHSPAFDNRPFLDGLGQLRDLGMAIALDDVGLGQSNYKMILDAEPDYLKIDKYFVAGCDAEPRQRAIIESIADLARRFGAEAIAEGVERPEELAALRSIGIELVQGYLFARPMPISSLVAAWAHARRVGREPSPLRAAGAALGRS
- a CDS encoding response regulator, which produces MAERLARLLVVEDEMFIRSAMEDFFTMRKYSVDCASEWEEAEALFAMKTYDIVITDLRLTGFGGTEGLEIIGFVRQRYPTTKLILLTGFGNGEIEAEAKRRGVDVFLHKPISLPELARVADSLLSP